The following coding sequences lie in one Coffea eugenioides isolate CCC68of unplaced genomic scaffold, Ceug_1.0 ScVebR1_1154;HRSCAF=1961, whole genome shotgun sequence genomic window:
- the LOC113754959 gene encoding nuclear transcription factor Y subunit C-9-like, with translation MLMLEVTQDILKDPSVVSTKDKFYLVPQFSGIVGGMPQLSYAPNLYDGNPGQGSLVTSVGNRPARLVLKQQGVQLGEKQQQQSELEQQLQSFWANQRQEIERLAGIKSHNSLPYARMKKIMKAAEDATMVSAEAPIVFAKACVWEPGIKLRKPKERRFKRMILLAAAVARAQ, from the coding sequence ATGCTAATGTTGGAAGTTACCCAGGACATTCTAAAAGATCCTTCCGTTGTATCAACCAAGGACAAATTCTATTTGGTTCCCCAGTTCAGTGGCATTGTTGGTGGCATGCCTCAGCTTTCATATGCCCCAAATCTATATGATGGGAATCCTGGTCAGGGATCATTGGTGACATCAGTTGGTAACCGGCCGGCCAGGCTAGTGCTCAAACAGCAGGGAGTTCAGCTTGGAGAAAAACAGCAGCAGCAATCAGAATTGGAGCAACAACTTCAGTCATTCTGGGCAAACCAGCGCCAAGAGATTGAGAGGCTTGCTGGCATCAAGAGTCATAACAGTCTTCCCTATGCAAGGATGAAGAAGATTATGAAGGCTGCTGAAGATGCAACAATGGTATCAGCTGAGGCACCAATTGTCTTTGCCAAGGCCTGTGTTTGGGAGCCTGGAATCAAGCTCAGGAAACCAAAAGAAAGACGATTCAAAAGAATGATATTGCTTGCTGCAGCAGTTGCAAGAGCACAATGA